CCACGGGGGCAGTGACACTCGACAGGTTCGCGCCATCTCCTCGACACGAACCCTCCTCATCCGTCCACTCCTCGACCGCCGACCGCGGTGATCGATGACTGTTTCGGCGCGAACCTCTCTCCTCTGTGTCTTCACACCGCGAGCGTCGCCGTCCTCTCAGATGGCGACAGCGCGCTGGCTTTTTGAGCACGCCCATCACAGCAGGTGGTATGAGAGTCCGTATCGCACCGGGAGCGACCGAGGACGAAGCCTCGGCGATTGCAACCGCGCTGGCAACACATCTCGGTGACAGTGTCGACGTATACGTTGGCGATGCAACCGAGCCAGCGGCGACTCACGAGTACGATCCAACCGACGACACCCACTCGGCGACGGCCAACGCTGACGGCTCTACAGCCCAGCACGCGACAGCATCATCCACGGAGTCACTCGGCCCAACCGACCGCGAACGAGCGCTCGAGGCCGAGATCGAAGACATTCTCGAGGGCGGCCCCAAAAAGTATCGTGAGGGGTTAGACGAGAAACTGTTCGTCCGCGACCGCCTCGAGTTGTGGTTCGGCGGCGCGGACGACGCCTTTCTGTTCGAGGACGGGACGTTCGCGGCGTTCGACGACTGGCATCCCGACGGGGCGGGCGAGGAAACGGACGACCGACTGCCGGCGGACGGACTGATTACGGGTGGGGCGACCTTCGAGGGCCGGGACCTGCACTTTATGGCCAACGACTACACCGTCAAGCGGGGTAGCATGGCCGCGAAAGGCGTCGATAAGTTCCTCCAGATGCAACAGCGCGCGCTGAAGACGGGGCGGCCAGTGCTCTATCTGATGGACTCCTCGGGCGGCCGAATCGACCAGCAGACTGGCTTTTTCGCCAATCGCGAGGGGATCGGCAAGTACTACTACAACCACTCGATGCTCTCCGGACGCGTCCCACAGATCTGCGTGCTCTACGGCCCGTGTATTGCCGGTGCGGCCTACACGCCCGTCTTTGCGGACTTCACCATCATGGTCGAAAACATGTCCGCGATGGCCATCGCGAGCCCTCGGATGGTTCAGATGGTCACCGGCGAAGACATCTCGCTCGAGGAGTTAGGCGGCCCCGAAGTCCACGCCCGCGAGTCCGGTTCTGCGGATCTCGTTGCAAAAGACGAGGAACATGCCCGCGAACTCGTCGCGCAGTTGCTGACGTACCTGCCGGACAACGCCGACGAGAAACCGCCACAGCAAGCCGGCACAGCACCGGCGAAATCGCCCGAGGGCATTGACGCGGTCGTCCCCCAGCGGCCGAACGAAAGCTACGACATGACCGACGTCATCGAGCGACTCGTCGACGACGGCTCCAT
The Natronolimnobius baerhuensis DNA segment above includes these coding regions:
- a CDS encoding acyl-CoA carboxylase subunit beta, whose amino-acid sequence is MRVRIAPGATEDEASAIATALATHLGDSVDVYVGDATEPAATHEYDPTDDTHSATANADGSTAQHATASSTESLGPTDRERALEAEIEDILEGGPKKYREGLDEKLFVRDRLELWFGGADDAFLFEDGTFAAFDDWHPDGAGEETDDRLPADGLITGGATFEGRDLHFMANDYTVKRGSMAAKGVDKFLQMQQRALKTGRPVLYLMDSSGGRIDQQTGFFANREGIGKYYYNHSMLSGRVPQICVLYGPCIAGAAYTPVFADFTIMVENMSAMAIASPRMVQMVTGEDISLEELGGPEVHARESGSADLVAKDEEHARELVAQLLTYLPDNADEKPPQQAGTAPAKSPEGIDAVVPQRPNESYDMTDVIERLVDDGSILELRPEYGGEILTAFARIDGRPIGIVANQPAQRAGAIFPDAAEKAAQFIWTADAFNVPLLYLCDTPGFMAGSQVEKDGILEQGKKLIYATSAATVPQQTVVVRKAYGAGIYAMGGPAYDPESVIGLPSGEIAIMGPEAAINAVYARKLSEIDDPEERAKREQELREEYREDIDVHRMASEVVIDELIPPSRLRDELAARFAFYEDVEKSLPDKKHGTVL